A genomic segment from Bradyrhizobium sp. ISRA430 encodes:
- a CDS encoding iron-containing alcohol dehydrogenase, which translates to MTTLAAPIELIQPEIVAFGSGTIARVAQFARENGARRPLVIADAFNAARVDVLGLPGEVSVFGEVKPEPDIPNLEKALAVAKTASPDLVVGFGGGSAMDVAKLVAVLGGGRQKLVDVVGPDKVASRDVFLVQVPTTSGTGSEGGIRALVTDPATENKLAVQSRFMLADLAVVDPDLTMTVPPQVTAATGVDALAHCVEAFTSRKAHPAIDLYAIEGIRLVGRFLRRAVTDGSDREARAGLSLASLYGGFCLGPVNTTAGHAVAYPLGTRHHIAHGLACALIFPHTLAFNMPAVRDKTCEVLKALGLEATDDPRAAFDATYRYCAGLGIEMRLSAVGVPREDLTSMATEAHAIRRLLDNNPRDLGKDEILAMYEAAF; encoded by the coding sequence ATGACCACGCTTGCCGCCCCCATCGAGCTGATCCAGCCCGAGATCGTCGCGTTCGGCTCCGGAACGATCGCGCGCGTGGCGCAGTTCGCGCGTGAGAACGGCGCGAGACGCCCGCTCGTCATCGCCGACGCCTTCAACGCCGCGCGTGTCGACGTGCTCGGCCTACCCGGCGAGGTCAGCGTGTTCGGCGAGGTCAAGCCGGAGCCGGACATTCCGAACCTGGAGAAGGCGCTGGCGGTCGCAAAGACGGCCAGCCCTGATCTCGTGGTCGGCTTCGGCGGCGGCAGTGCGATGGATGTTGCCAAGCTCGTCGCCGTGCTCGGAGGCGGCCGGCAGAAGCTCGTCGATGTCGTCGGTCCCGACAAGGTCGCGTCCCGTGACGTCTTCCTGGTGCAGGTGCCGACCACGTCGGGCACCGGCAGCGAGGGCGGCATCCGTGCGCTGGTCACCGACCCCGCCACCGAGAACAAGCTCGCGGTGCAAAGCCGCTTCATGCTTGCCGATCTCGCAGTGGTCGATCCGGATCTCACCATGACCGTTCCGCCGCAGGTCACCGCGGCGACCGGCGTCGATGCGCTGGCGCATTGCGTCGAGGCCTTCACCAGCCGCAAGGCACATCCCGCCATCGATCTCTACGCCATCGAAGGCATCCGTCTCGTCGGCCGCTTTCTCCGCCGCGCCGTCACGGACGGTTCGGACCGCGAGGCGCGCGCGGGCCTGTCGCTGGCCTCGCTCTATGGCGGCTTCTGCCTCGGTCCGGTCAACACTACGGCCGGGCACGCGGTCGCCTATCCGCTCGGCACGCGCCACCACATCGCCCATGGCCTCGCCTGCGCGCTGATCTTTCCGCATACGCTTGCCTTCAACATGCCGGCGGTGCGCGACAAGACGTGCGAGGTGCTGAAGGCGCTCGGGCTGGAAGCGACCGACGATCCGCGTGCGGCGTTCGATGCCACCTACCGCTACTGCGCCGGCCTCGGCATCGAGATGCGGCTCTCCGCGGTCGGCGTGCCGCGCGAGGACCTCACGTCGATGGCAACCGAAGCGCACGCCATTCGCCGCCTGCTCGACAACAATCCGCGCGATCTCGGCAAGGACGAGATTCTAGCCATGTACGAAGCCGCGTTCTGA
- the pdxA gene encoding 4-hydroxythreonine-4-phosphate dehydrogenase PdxA has protein sequence MTAARHLAITMGDPAGIGPEIIIKACQRLRARIDAGDLRLIIIGSGGALKNAVLHLQANIDIPEVRADDADWPNLCFLQADAEGEPIRPGVLSADGGRFAFKAVEHGVRFAQAGRIGGIVTAPLNKEALNKAGYHYPGHTEMLAELTGVKGSVMMLAHGNMRVSHVSTHVALQDVPKRLTPERLRYVIDLTDKALRGLGLKQPKIAVAALNPHAGEGGLFGRQDIDVSEPTIAKAVADGLNVLGPVPGDTVFVKLRAGQYDAVIAMYHDQGHIPVKLLGFEVDPATGRWQELSGVNITLGLPIIRTSVDHGTAFDIAGKGIANERSLIEAIEYAERLAAGTVRA, from the coding sequence ATGACCGCCGCTCGCCATCTTGCCATTACCATGGGCGATCCCGCCGGGATCGGGCCGGAAATCATCATCAAGGCCTGCCAGCGCCTGCGCGCGCGCATCGATGCCGGCGACCTGCGCCTCATCATCATCGGCAGCGGGGGTGCGCTGAAGAACGCGGTTCTTCATCTGCAGGCCAACATCGACATTCCCGAGGTTCGTGCCGATGATGCCGATTGGCCCAATCTCTGTTTTCTCCAGGCCGACGCCGAGGGTGAGCCGATCCGGCCGGGCGTGCTATCGGCGGATGGCGGCCGTTTCGCATTCAAGGCGGTCGAGCACGGCGTGCGCTTTGCTCAGGCCGGCCGCATCGGCGGCATCGTCACTGCACCGCTGAACAAGGAAGCGCTCAACAAGGCGGGCTATCACTATCCCGGTCACACCGAGATGCTGGCCGAGTTGACCGGCGTGAAGGGCTCGGTGATGATGCTGGCGCACGGCAACATGCGCGTCAGCCATGTCTCCACCCACGTCGCATTGCAGGACGTGCCGAAGCGGCTGACGCCGGAGCGGCTGCGCTACGTCATCGATCTCACCGACAAGGCGCTGCGTGGGCTTGGCCTGAAGCAGCCGAAGATCGCGGTGGCCGCGCTCAATCCGCACGCCGGCGAAGGCGGGCTGTTCGGCCGGCAGGACATCGATGTGTCCGAGCCAACCATCGCCAAGGCCGTCGCCGACGGGCTCAATGTGCTCGGGCCGGTTCCGGGCGACACCGTCTTCGTCAAGCTGCGCGCCGGCCAGTATGATGCCGTCATCGCGATGTACCACGACCAGGGCCACATCCCGGTCAAGCTGCTCGGCTTCGAAGTCGATCCCGCCACCGGCCGCTGGCAGGAACTCTCCGGCGTGAACATCACGCTCGGCCTGCCGATCATCCGTACCTCCGTCGATCACGGCACCGCCTTCGACATTGCCGGCAAGGGCATCGCCAACGAGCGCAGCCTGATCGAGGCGATCGAATATGCCGAGCGGCTTGCCGCCGGCACCGTGCGAGCGTGA
- a CDS encoding four-carbon acid sugar kinase family protein, which produces MTSLRLLADDLTGALDTAAEFVGLCGPFDVIWADAPPSALPSCLAIDSGTRERNLADSVAIVERLAPILGGAGIAYKKVDSLLRGAWAAELAATLRAGSWTACIVAPAFAYQGRRTKGGQQFALGPDGRWSPVGDSLLAQLAAQGLQARTGRRDAPLTEGIHVFDAESDADLDRVAAIGRQAPFPVLWCGSGGLAGALTRGHSAVASQTLRTPVLGLFGSDQRATAAQLDACGPAVVALSDRDTDSADIVRRKLAHDRVAMVRFDLAPNLSRGEAAKRIARELTALTSALDPPGTLIVAGGETLKAVCLALGAGALKVTGRIVPGLPRSLLQGGRWDGVEVISKSGAFGAPDLWRHLLQENHLLIERHAS; this is translated from the coding sequence ATGACATCCTTACGCCTCCTTGCCGACGACCTTACCGGCGCGCTGGATACGGCCGCCGAGTTCGTCGGCCTGTGCGGGCCGTTCGATGTGATCTGGGCCGATGCGCCGCCGAGCGCCCTGCCCTCATGCCTCGCGATCGACAGCGGAACCCGCGAGCGCAACCTTGCCGACAGCGTTGCGATCGTCGAGCGGCTAGCGCCGATCCTTGGCGGAGCCGGGATCGCCTACAAGAAGGTCGACAGCCTGTTGCGCGGCGCATGGGCGGCCGAGCTCGCCGCAACATTGCGCGCTGGAAGCTGGACAGCCTGCATCGTTGCGCCCGCTTTCGCCTATCAGGGGCGGCGCACGAAAGGCGGCCAGCAGTTCGCACTGGGGCCGGATGGCCGCTGGTCTCCCGTCGGCGACAGCCTTCTGGCGCAGCTCGCGGCGCAAGGCTTGCAGGCCCGCACCGGGCGGCGCGATGCGCCGTTGACGGAAGGCATCCATGTCTTCGACGCCGAGAGCGATGCCGATCTCGACCGGGTGGCCGCGATCGGCCGGCAGGCGCCCTTTCCGGTCCTCTGGTGCGGCAGCGGCGGTCTTGCCGGCGCGCTCACGCGCGGCCATTCCGCCGTCGCATCGCAGACATTGCGCACGCCGGTGCTGGGATTGTTCGGCTCGGATCAGCGAGCGACGGCAGCGCAGCTCGACGCCTGCGGTCCCGCCGTCGTGGCGCTCAGCGATCGGGACACCGACAGTGCCGACATCGTCCGCCGCAAGCTGGCGCATGATCGCGTGGCCATGGTGCGCTTCGACCTCGCGCCAAACCTGTCCCGCGGCGAAGCGGCAAAGCGGATCGCGCGCGAACTGACCGCACTGACATCCGCGCTCGACCCGCCGGGCACGCTGATCGTGGCGGGCGGCGAGACCTTGAAGGCCGTCTGCCTTGCGCTCGGCGCGGGCGCGCTCAAGGTCACCGGGCGTATCGTTCCCGGCCTGCCCCGCTCGCTGCTTCAAGGCGGGCGCTGGGACGGCGTCGAGGTGATATCGAAGTCGGGCGCCTTCGGTGCGCCAGACCTCTGGCGACATCTGCTCCAGGAAAATCATCTGCTCATCGAGAGACACGCCTCATGA
- a CDS encoding FAD-binding oxidoreductase, producing the protein MDVTDDRLLDDLAAVVGDRHVIAPGHDQDPYVVDWRGRYRGKALAVVKPGSTQEVAGVVKLCAERGIAIVPQGGNTGMCGAATPDSSPRNVVIRLDRMRRIRKVSPLANSITVEAGCILAEIQAAAAAADRYFPLSLGAEGSCQIGGNISTNAGGTAVLRYGPTRELVLGLEAVLPDGRVFNGLRALRKDNTGYDLKQLFIGAEGTLGIITAAVLKLFAPRRSSALALLKLQDVEQALQVMQRLRGTVGDRLGSLEIMSRSQIEVIAETVPDVTVPFALDTPWYLIIELTDSLAGVDLHTPLEAVLAQAFDDGLIKDAIVASSEAQAKAIWAVRHSVSEGNKRSGYVVSHDSAVPLERQAAFATNVERRIVAAVPHARVVMHGHIGDGNIHIIAILDRTRCENAEQTAALVREINEIVDDETAAQGGAISAEHGIGITNRSRLARVTDPLEIELMKEIKALLDPADIMNPGKIFADG; encoded by the coding sequence ATGGATGTGACCGACGATCGCTTGCTGGATGATCTCGCAGCGGTGGTCGGCGACCGTCACGTCATCGCGCCCGGCCACGACCAGGACCCCTATGTCGTCGATTGGCGCGGCCGCTATCGCGGCAAAGCCCTCGCCGTGGTCAAGCCGGGCTCGACACAGGAAGTCGCCGGCGTCGTGAAACTATGCGCCGAGCGCGGTATCGCCATCGTCCCGCAGGGCGGCAATACCGGCATGTGCGGCGCTGCGACGCCGGATTCCAGCCCGCGAAACGTCGTGATCAGGCTCGACCGGATGCGCCGCATCCGCAAGGTCAGCCCGCTCGCCAATTCCATCACGGTCGAAGCCGGCTGCATCCTTGCGGAGATTCAGGCTGCAGCCGCCGCGGCCGACCGCTACTTTCCCCTGAGCCTCGGCGCGGAAGGGAGCTGCCAGATCGGCGGCAACATTTCGACCAATGCCGGCGGCACCGCGGTGCTGCGCTATGGCCCGACCCGCGAGCTGGTGCTCGGGCTCGAGGCCGTGCTGCCCGATGGCCGGGTGTTCAACGGCTTGCGCGCGCTGCGCAAGGACAACACCGGCTACGACCTCAAGCAGCTCTTCATCGGCGCGGAGGGCACGCTCGGCATCATCACCGCGGCCGTGCTGAAACTGTTCGCGCCGCGGCGCAGCTCGGCGCTGGCGCTGTTGAAGCTGCAGGACGTCGAGCAGGCGTTGCAGGTGATGCAACGGCTGCGGGGCACCGTCGGCGACCGGCTCGGCAGCCTCGAGATCATGTCGCGCAGTCAGATCGAGGTGATCGCCGAGACCGTGCCTGACGTCACCGTCCCGTTCGCGCTCGACACGCCCTGGTATCTCATCATCGAGCTCACGGACTCGCTTGCCGGCGTCGACCTGCATACGCCGCTGGAGGCCGTCCTGGCGCAGGCGTTCGACGACGGCCTGATCAAGGACGCCATCGTGGCATCCAGCGAAGCGCAGGCCAAGGCGATCTGGGCGGTGCGGCACAGTGTCTCCGAGGGCAACAAGCGCAGCGGCTACGTGGTGTCGCATGACAGCGCCGTTCCGCTGGAACGGCAGGCCGCGTTTGCCACCAATGTCGAGCGGCGGATCGTGGCGGCGGTGCCGCACGCCCGCGTCGTCATGCACGGCCATATCGGCGACGGCAACATCCATATCATCGCGATCCTCGATCGCACCCGCTGCGAAAACGCCGAGCAGACCGCGGCGCTGGTGCGCGAGATCAACGAAATCGTCGACGACGAGACCGCCGCGCAAGGCGGCGCGATCAGCGCCGAGCACGGCATCGGCATCACCAATCGCAGCCGGCTCGCGCGGGTGACCGATCCACTCGAGATCGAGCTGATGAAAGAGATCAAGGCCCTGCTCGATCCCGCCGATATCATGAACCCTGGCAAGATCTTCGCGGACGGTTAG
- a CDS encoding dihydrodipicolinate synthase family protein — protein sequence MDLQPKGVFCAALTPLNADLTPDLGAFAGHCRHLLDEGCDGIALLGTTGEANSFSGAERRALLESAVKAGITPSQLLPGTGVAALTETIDLTRHALSLGVGTVVMLPPFYYKDVSDDGVYASYSEIVQRIADPRLKVVLYHIPQMSHQPISHAVIARLRAQYPAVFVGIKDSSGDFTNMTAMIEKFPGLAVLAGADPLLLPLLRNGGAGCITATSNLVARDLAYVLRHFNDGDAALEAAQNRIIKARERASLFPQIASLKVLLAQRTGRDGWRRVRPPLLPLPQENIDKLLAAGTALTESV from the coding sequence GTGGACCTTCAGCCCAAAGGCGTATTCTGCGCGGCGCTGACGCCGCTCAATGCGGATCTGACTCCGGACCTCGGCGCTTTCGCCGGTCATTGCCGCCATCTGCTCGACGAAGGCTGCGACGGCATTGCGCTGCTCGGTACCACCGGGGAAGCCAATTCATTCTCGGGCGCGGAGCGGCGGGCGCTGCTCGAAAGCGCCGTCAAGGCCGGCATTACGCCCTCGCAACTACTGCCGGGGACCGGCGTTGCGGCGCTGACCGAGACCATCGATCTGACCCGCCACGCCTTGTCGCTCGGGGTCGGCACCGTCGTGATGCTGCCACCCTTCTACTACAAGGACGTTTCCGACGACGGCGTCTATGCCTCCTACAGCGAGATCGTGCAGCGTATCGCCGATCCGCGGCTCAAGGTCGTGCTCTATCACATTCCGCAGATGTCACATCAACCGATCTCGCACGCCGTGATCGCGCGGCTGCGCGCGCAGTATCCGGCGGTCTTCGTCGGCATCAAGGACTCCTCCGGCGACTTCACCAACATGACGGCGATGATCGAGAAATTCCCCGGCCTCGCCGTCCTCGCCGGTGCCGATCCGCTGCTGCTTCCGCTGCTCAGGAATGGCGGCGCGGGCTGCATCACCGCGACCTCTAACCTGGTCGCGCGCGATCTCGCCTACGTGTTGCGTCATTTCAACGACGGCGATGCGGCACTGGAGGCCGCACAAAACCGCATCATCAAGGCGCGCGAGCGTGCATCGCTGTTTCCGCAGATCGCTTCGCTCAAGGTGCTCCTCGCCCAGAGAACCGGCCGTGACGGCTGGCGCAGGGTTCGGCCGCCGCTGTTGCCGCTGCCGCAGGAGAATATCGACAAGCTGCTCGCGGCCGGCACCGCGCTCACGGAATCCGTCTGA